A region from the Mycolicibacterium phlei genome encodes:
- a CDS encoding metal-dependent transcriptional regulator codes for MNDLVDTTEMYLRTIYDLEEEGVVPLRARIAERLDQSGPTVSQTVSRMERDGLLHVAGDRHLELTEKGRALAVAVMRKHRLAERLLVDVIGLPWEEVHAEACRWEHVMSEDVERRLVRVLNNPTTSPFGNPIPGLAELGLIDTNADGADASLVRLTELPAGMPVAVVVRQLTEHVQGDVDLITRLKDAGVVPNARVTVQLSDNGGVMIVIPGHEQVELPHHMAHAVKVEKV; via the coding sequence ATGAATGATCTAGTCGACACCACAGAGATGTATCTGCGGACGATCTACGACCTCGAGGAAGAGGGCGTGGTACCCCTCCGCGCGCGTATCGCCGAACGGCTGGATCAGAGCGGCCCGACCGTCAGTCAGACCGTTTCCCGCATGGAACGCGACGGCCTTCTGCACGTCGCCGGTGACCGGCATCTCGAGCTCACCGAGAAGGGCCGCGCTCTGGCGGTCGCCGTCATGCGCAAGCACCGGCTCGCCGAGCGGCTGCTCGTCGACGTGATCGGGCTGCCGTGGGAGGAAGTGCACGCCGAGGCGTGCCGCTGGGAGCACGTGATGAGCGAGGACGTCGAGCGCCGGCTGGTCCGGGTGCTCAACAACCCGACCACCTCGCCGTTCGGTAACCCGATTCCCGGCCTCGCCGAGCTCGGCCTCATCGACACCAACGCCGACGGCGCCGACGCGAGCCTGGTCCGGCTGACCGAGCTGCCCGCCGGGATGCCGGTCGCGGTGGTGGTGCGCCAGCTGACCGAGCACGTGCAGGGCGACGTCGACCTCATCACCCGGCTCAAGGACGCCGGCGTGGTGCCCAACGCTCGCGTGACCGTGCAGCTCAGCGACAACGGCGGCGTGATGATCGTCATCCCCGGCCACGAGCAGGTCGAGCTGCCGCACCACATGGCGCACGCCGTCAAGGTCGAGAAGGTCTGA
- a CDS encoding DUF4192 domain-containing protein: protein MTTSQPPDFHLNRPAALIAALPALLGFVPEDSLVLVTVERGALGCVMRIDLDLALQGSFDDLAELTAVAGPDAAIAVIVDETAWDCPSCADDYRDLVDTLTETFAEWGVELLAAHVVDRVAAGGRWRCADGCGMAGTIEDPQASPLAMAAVLDGRRLYARRSDLQQVIAVADTAHAAALAPAIAVHRADRPDADVRADILAALDAAQRVAAGEDLPDETLTALAGALTDVKVRDTLFALAVGECAGQAESLWAEMARRLPDPWRVEALVLLAFSAYARGDGPLAGISLEAALRCDDSHRMASMLDRALHAALRPEQIRELARTGYKLAAQLGVRLPPRRTFGRRAG, encoded by the coding sequence ATGACGACATCACAGCCACCCGACTTCCACCTCAACCGACCCGCGGCGCTGATCGCCGCGCTGCCCGCACTCCTTGGCTTCGTGCCGGAGGACTCGCTGGTGCTCGTGACCGTCGAACGCGGCGCACTCGGGTGCGTCATGCGCATCGACCTCGACCTGGCGCTGCAGGGGTCCTTCGACGATCTCGCCGAGCTCACCGCGGTCGCCGGACCCGACGCGGCCATCGCGGTCATCGTCGACGAGACCGCCTGGGACTGCCCCAGCTGCGCCGACGACTACCGCGACCTCGTCGACACACTGACCGAGACGTTCGCCGAGTGGGGTGTGGAACTGCTGGCCGCGCACGTGGTGGACCGGGTCGCTGCGGGCGGGCGGTGGCGCTGCGCCGACGGCTGCGGGATGGCGGGCACGATCGAGGACCCCCAGGCGTCGCCGCTGGCGATGGCCGCGGTGCTCGACGGTCGCCGGCTCTACGCCCGGCGCTCGGACCTGCAACAGGTGATCGCCGTGGCCGACACCGCCCACGCCGCGGCGCTCGCCCCGGCCATCGCCGTGCACCGGGCCGACCGCCCGGACGCCGACGTGCGCGCCGACATCCTGGCCGCGCTCGACGCCGCGCAGCGCGTCGCGGCCGGCGAGGATCTGCCCGACGAGACCCTCACGGCGCTGGCCGGCGCGCTCACCGACGTCAAGGTGCGCGACACGCTCTTCGCGCTGGCGGTGGGGGAGTGCGCCGGGCAGGCCGAGTCGCTGTGGGCGGAGATGGCGCGCCGGCTACCGGACCCGTGGCGGGTGGAAGCGCTTGTGCTGCTTGCGTTTTCCGCATACGCCCGGGGCGACGGTCCGCTGGCCGGGATCTCGCTGGAGGCGGCCCTGCGCTGCGACGACAGCCACCGGATGGCGAGCATGCTGGACCGTGCGCTGCATGCGGCGCTGCGCCCGGAGCAGATCCGTGAACTCGCCAGAACCGGCTACAAACTGGCCGCCCAGCTGGGTGTGCGGCTGCCGCCGCGCCGGACGTTCGGCCGACGCGCGGGGTGA
- the sthA gene encoding Si-specific NAD(P)(+) transhydrogenase: MGTKLEYDLVVIGSGPGGQKAAIAAAKLGKSVAVVERGRMLGGVCVNTGTIPSKTLREAVVYLTGMSQRELYGASYRVKEKITAADLLSRTAHVINKEQDVVRSQLMRNRVDLIQGHARFIDPHTVVVEDPTRGEYTSLRGDYIVIATGTKPARPTGVEFDEERVLDSDGILDLKSLPSTMVVVGAGVIGIEYASMFAALGTKVTVVEKRENMLEFCDPEIIEALKFHLRDLAVTFRFGEEVTAVDVGAAGTVTTLASGKQIPAETVMYSAGRQGQTEHLDLANAGLDTDERGRIAVDSNFQTKVDHIYAVGDVIGFPALAATSMDQGRLAVYHAFGEPAKGMTDLQPIGIYSIPEVSYVGATEVELTRNAIPYEVGVSRYRELARGQIAGDSYGMLKLLVSTDDLKILGVHIFGTSATEMVHIGQAVMGCGGTVEYLVDAVFNYPTFSEAYKVAALDVMNKLRALNQFRS; this comes from the coding sequence ATGGGTACCAAGCTCGAGTACGACCTCGTCGTCATCGGTTCGGGTCCGGGCGGGCAGAAGGCCGCGATCGCGGCGGCCAAGCTGGGCAAGTCGGTGGCGGTGGTCGAGCGCGGCCGGATGCTCGGCGGGGTCTGCGTGAACACCGGAACCATCCCGTCCAAGACGCTGCGCGAGGCGGTCGTCTATCTCACCGGGATGAGTCAGCGCGAGCTCTACGGCGCCAGCTACCGGGTCAAGGAGAAGATCACGGCCGCCGACCTGCTGTCGCGCACCGCCCACGTCATCAACAAGGAGCAGGATGTGGTCCGCTCCCAGCTGATGCGCAACCGCGTCGACCTCATCCAGGGTCACGCGCGGTTCATCGACCCGCACACGGTGGTGGTCGAGGACCCCACCCGCGGTGAGTACACGTCGCTGCGCGGCGACTACATCGTCATCGCCACGGGTACCAAACCGGCCCGCCCGACCGGGGTCGAGTTCGACGAGGAACGGGTGCTCGACTCCGACGGCATCCTCGACCTCAAATCGCTGCCGTCGACCATGGTCGTGGTCGGCGCGGGCGTGATCGGCATCGAGTACGCCTCGATGTTCGCCGCGCTGGGCACCAAGGTCACCGTCGTCGAGAAACGCGAGAACATGCTCGAGTTCTGCGACCCGGAGATCATCGAGGCCCTCAAGTTCCACCTGCGCGATCTGGCTGTGACGTTCCGGTTCGGCGAGGAGGTGACCGCCGTCGACGTCGGCGCCGCGGGCACGGTGACCACGCTGGCCAGCGGCAAGCAGATCCCCGCCGAGACCGTGATGTACTCCGCGGGCCGGCAGGGCCAGACCGAGCACCTGGACCTGGCCAATGCGGGGCTGGACACCGACGAGCGCGGCCGCATCGCCGTCGACAGCAACTTCCAGACCAAGGTCGACCACATCTACGCCGTCGGCGACGTGATCGGCTTCCCGGCGCTGGCGGCCACCTCGATGGACCAGGGCCGGCTGGCGGTCTACCACGCCTTCGGCGAACCCGCCAAGGGCATGACCGACCTGCAGCCGATCGGCATCTACTCGATCCCGGAGGTCTCCTACGTCGGCGCCACCGAGGTCGAGCTGACCCGCAACGCGATCCCCTACGAGGTCGGGGTGTCGCGCTACCGCGAGCTGGCCCGCGGCCAGATCGCCGGCGACTCCTACGGGATGCTCAAGCTGCTGGTGTCCACCGACGACCTGAAGATCCTCGGCGTGCACATCTTCGGCACCAGCGCCACCGAGATGGTCCACATCGGCCAGGCGGTGATGGGCTGCGGCGGCACCGTCGAGTACCTGGTGGACGCCGTGTTCAATTACCCGACGTTCTCCGAGGCGTACAAGGTCGCCGCGCTGGACGTGATGAACAAGCTGCGCGCGCTCAACCAGTTCCGCAGCTAG
- a CDS encoding proteasome assembly chaperone family protein, with the protein MADNAGNSEDRYHPEQSGMYELEFPAPQLSSSDGRGPVLIHALEGFSDAGHAIRLAAQHLKNTLDTELVASFAIDELLDYRSRRPLMTFKTDHFTHYEDPELNLYALRDSVGTPFLLLAGLEPDLKWERFINAVRLLAERLGVRRVIGLGTIPMAVPHTRPVTMTAHSNDKELIADHQPWIGEVQVPGSVSNLLEFRMSQHGHEVVGFTVHVPHYLAQTAYPAAAEALLAEVARNASLQIPLDALATAGAEVLDKINQQVEASPEVAQVVAALERQYDAYVAAQENRSLLASDENLPSGEELGAEFERFLAQQAEKKAKGDAFGDGFGDGQDGDD; encoded by the coding sequence ATGGCTGACAACGCTGGGAACTCAGAAGACCGATATCACCCTGAGCAGTCCGGCATGTACGAGCTGGAGTTCCCCGCGCCGCAACTTTCGTCCAGCGACGGGCGCGGGCCGGTGCTCATCCATGCCCTGGAGGGGTTCTCCGACGCCGGGCACGCGATCCGGCTGGCCGCCCAGCACCTGAAGAACACGCTCGACACCGAGCTGGTCGCGTCGTTCGCCATCGACGAACTGCTCGACTACCGGTCGCGGCGGCCGCTGATGACGTTCAAGACCGACCACTTCACCCACTACGAGGACCCCGAACTCAACCTGTATGCGCTGCGCGACAGCGTCGGCACCCCGTTCCTGCTGCTGGCCGGCCTGGAGCCGGACCTGAAGTGGGAGCGGTTCATCAACGCCGTGCGACTGCTGGCCGAGCGCCTCGGCGTGCGCCGGGTGATCGGGCTCGGCACCATCCCGATGGCGGTGCCGCACACCCGTCCGGTCACGATGACCGCGCACTCCAACGACAAGGAGCTCATCGCCGACCACCAGCCGTGGATCGGCGAGGTGCAGGTTCCCGGCAGCGTGTCGAACCTGCTGGAGTTCCGAATGTCGCAGCACGGCCACGAGGTCGTCGGGTTCACCGTGCACGTGCCGCACTACCTGGCCCAGACCGCCTACCCGGCGGCGGCCGAGGCGCTGCTGGCGGAGGTGGCCCGCAACGCGTCGTTGCAGATCCCGCTCGACGCGCTGGCCACCGCGGGCGCCGAGGTGCTCGACAAGATCAACCAGCAGGTCGAGGCCAGCCCGGAGGTCGCCCAGGTGGTGGCCGCGCTGGAACGCCAGTACGACGCGTACGTGGCGGCGCAGGAGAACCGCTCGCTGCTGGCCAGCGACGAGAACCTGCCCAGCGGTGAGGAGCTGGGCGCCGAGTTCGAGCGCTTCCTGGCCCAGCAGGCCGAGAAGAAGGCCAAGGGCGACGCGTTCGGTGACGGCTTCGGCGACGGCCAGGACGGCGACGACTGA
- a CDS encoding alpha/beta fold hydrolase, protein MAAGKPNLRSVRDATPTLHFRTIHGYRRAYRVAGSGPAILLIHGIGDNSTTWATVQTKLAQRFTVIAPDLLGHGQSDKPRADYSVAAYANGMRDLLSVLDIDRVTVIGHSLGGGVAMQFAYQFPQFVDRMVLVGAGGVTKDVNIALRLASLPMGSEALALLRLPMVLPTVQLAGRLAGGLLGSTGLGRDLPQALRILADLPEPTASSAFARTLRAVVDWRGQVVTMLDRCYLTQSVPVQLIWGSSDSVIPVSHARLAHAAMPGSRLEIFEGSGHFPFHDDPDRFVAVVESFIDSTEPAQYDQEYLRELLRTGPTDSTISGPRDTRAAVLDAIGSDERSAT, encoded by the coding sequence ATGGCAGCTGGTAAGCCCAACCTGCGCAGCGTGCGGGACGCGACGCCCACCCTGCACTTCCGCACGATCCACGGCTACCGGCGGGCCTACCGGGTGGCGGGTTCGGGTCCGGCGATCCTGCTGATCCACGGCATCGGGGACAACTCCACGACCTGGGCGACGGTGCAGACCAAGCTTGCGCAGCGGTTCACCGTCATCGCCCCGGACCTGCTCGGCCACGGCCAGTCCGACAAGCCGCGCGCGGACTACTCGGTGGCGGCCTACGCCAACGGGATGCGCGACCTGCTCAGCGTCCTCGACATCGACCGGGTCACGGTCATCGGGCACTCGCTGGGCGGCGGGGTGGCCATGCAGTTCGCCTACCAGTTCCCGCAGTTCGTCGACCGGATGGTGCTGGTCGGCGCCGGCGGGGTCACCAAGGACGTCAACATCGCGCTGCGGCTGGCGTCGCTGCCGATGGGCAGCGAGGCGCTGGCGCTGCTGCGGTTGCCGATGGTGCTGCCCACCGTCCAATTGGCGGGGCGGCTCGCCGGCGGGCTGCTCGGTTCGACCGGCCTGGGCCGCGATCTGCCGCAGGCGCTGCGCATCCTGGCCGATCTGCCCGAGCCGACCGCCTCATCGGCGTTCGCCCGCACGCTGCGCGCCGTGGTGGACTGGCGCGGCCAGGTGGTCACCATGCTGGACCGCTGTTATCTGACGCAATCGGTTCCGGTGCAACTGATCTGGGGCAGCAGCGACTCGGTGATCCCGGTCAGCCACGCGCGGCTGGCGCACGCCGCGATGCCGGGTTCCCGGCTGGAGATCTTCGAGGGCTCCGGGCATTTCCCGTTCCACGACGACCCGGACCGTTTCGTGGCGGTGGTGGAGAGCTTCATCGACTCCACCGAACCCGCCCAGTACGACCAGGAGTACCTGCGCGAGCTGCTGCGCACCGGCCCCACCGACAGCACCATCTCCGGGCCGCGGGACACCCGGGCCGCGGTGCTCGACGCGATCGGCAGCGACGAGCGCAGCGCCACCTGA
- a CDS encoding PhzF family phenazine biosynthesis protein: MAIDATVLRVFTDPDGNHGNPLGVVDAGTVDPADRQRIATELGYSETIFVDLPAPGANTAHARIFTPAVELPFAGHPTVGASWWLRDRGTPIHTLRVPAGIVQVSYDGDLTAVSARAEWAPEFAIHDLPSVDDVLAADPDDYPDDINHYLWAWQDRERGVIRSRMFATDLGVGEDEATGAAAVRITDYLSRDLHIVQGRGSHIHTRWSPEGWVRVAGRVVSDGVKQLG, encoded by the coding sequence ATGGCTATCGACGCGACGGTGCTGCGTGTCTTCACCGATCCCGACGGCAATCACGGCAACCCGCTCGGAGTGGTCGACGCCGGCACCGTCGACCCCGCCGACCGGCAGCGCATCGCGACCGAATTGGGTTACAGCGAAACGATTTTCGTCGACCTTCCCGCTCCAGGGGCAAACACCGCGCACGCCCGGATCTTCACCCCCGCCGTCGAGTTGCCGTTTGCCGGGCACCCCACCGTCGGGGCGTCCTGGTGGTTGCGCGACCGGGGCACGCCCATCCACACGTTGCGGGTGCCTGCGGGCATCGTGCAGGTGAGCTACGACGGTGATCTCACCGCGGTCAGCGCCCGCGCGGAGTGGGCACCGGAGTTCGCGATCCATGACCTGCCCTCGGTCGACGACGTGCTGGCCGCCGACCCGGACGACTACCCCGACGACATCAACCACTACCTGTGGGCGTGGCAGGACAGGGAGCGCGGGGTCATCCGGTCGCGGATGTTCGCGACCGATCTGGGCGTCGGCGAGGACGAGGCCACCGGCGCCGCGGCCGTGCGGATCACCGACTACCTGAGCCGGGATCTGCACATCGTGCAGGGCCGGGGATCCCACATCCACACCCGGTGGAGCCCGGAGGGGTGGGTGCGCGTGGCCGGCCGGGTGGTCAGCGACGGCGTCAAGCAGCTCGGCTGA
- the nrdR gene encoding transcriptional regulator NrdR gives MHCPFCRHPDSRVVDSRETDEGQAIRRRRSCPECGRRFTTVETAVLAVVKRSGVTEPFSREKVIKGVRRACQGRQVDDDALNLLAQQVEDTVRASGAPEVPSHEVGLAILGPLRDLDEVAYLRFASVYRGFTSAEDFAREIEALRAHRNSPQPTAS, from the coding sequence ATGCACTGTCCGTTCTGTCGTCACCCCGACTCGCGCGTGGTCGACTCCCGGGAAACCGACGAAGGTCAGGCGATCCGCCGTCGGCGCTCGTGTCCGGAGTGTGGTCGGCGGTTCACCACGGTCGAGACCGCCGTCCTTGCCGTCGTCAAGCGCAGCGGCGTCACCGAACCCTTCAGCCGGGAGAAGGTCATCAAGGGCGTCCGGCGGGCCTGCCAGGGCCGTCAGGTCGACGACGACGCACTGAACCTGCTGGCCCAGCAGGTGGAGGACACCGTCCGCGCCTCCGGTGCGCCCGAGGTGCCCAGCCACGAGGTGGGGCTGGCGATCCTGGGGCCGCTGCGCGATCTCGACGAGGTCGCCTATCTGCGGTTCGCCTCGGTGTACCGCGGCTTCACCTCCGCGGAGGACTTCGCGCGCGAGATCGAGGCGCTGCGCGCCCACCGCAACTCTCCGCAGCCGACGGCCAGCTAG